The Coturnix japonica isolate 7356 chromosome 6, Coturnix japonica 2.1, whole genome shotgun sequence genomic sequence AAAGGGACACGGGTAAAACAACCTGGCGGGCCACgctttgcaaatgaaatggaaataaccCACAGAACGGAGTGGCAGCACCCCTGCCCAGCCGGGCTCTCCTGGTTATTAAAGCGCGGGTTGATCGACGCCGCGGCCGTGGCGGCTGGGGACAGTTTGGGCTCTTCGTGCAATAGAGAGATCACATTTACCGTCCTCAGGAGGCTGTCAGTTCCTTCGCTTCTTCCCCCCTCGCaggaaaaaattaatgaaatatggGAGGAGATGCAGCTAGGTGAGATCTGCTGGGAGGCCAACAGACGGCTGGGCTTTCTCCATTTGTTGCATCCCCAAACGTCTCCAGCGCCAAAGGCCCAGCGCGGTGCCTGGCTGCACAGACACGCTGCCCAGGGAGCCGCATCCTTTTGTTCCAATCAATCCAAAGCGCGTACCTATAGACGcacattatatatacatatagtcCTATGGGGTGCCCCGAGCCCTGCAGAGGAAGTTCCCCCAGCCGGGTGCTCGCCTGCGGCCACGTCTGTCAGGGCTCAGCTTTGTCTGGCAGCATGTCAGGAAGTTTGAGGCCGGCAACAGAGactttcagaagaacaaaagggctggggggaggcaagctgctgctgctctgcggCCCTGCGGGCAGGGAGAGTTTGGGGGCAaatttcccttccccatcagtCCTCATAGAAGGATGCTCTGCAGGATGAACATGTGCCCGGTGACAAAGGGGACACCGCAGGTGCCAGCCCTTATTCACAGGCGGAGGCGACGGTGGTGACGCTGGTGATCTTGGTGGAGTCATCAGACCAGGGCTGGAGGTTCTGCAGGGCGAAGAGAGAGGAGTTGTGCACGCAGATGGGGTCGGCCTGGATGGGCTGGTTGATGGTTTTTTGGAaggcttcctgctgcagctgcatgaGAATGCGGTTCGCTTGCTGCCGCTCGGCCTCCCGCTCCTCTGCTGTCTGCCTCCTaggagaaaggcaggaaaaagagAGGTTGGGGCTGGGGACACAGCCCTGACCCCATCCCACAAACCGCTGCTATGTCCCGTGCACTGGTGGCTGTAGATACTTCTTTTACACAAGGAAAAACCTCTCCCTCGGGCTAAGAAGTGAAAGGCTCCACTTTAGTTCTGGCCCTGGGAGAAATCtacacagaaatcaaagcatcCAAAGGAGCAAAGAGGGGACTGCAAAGTGCaattccctgcagtgctgcagcagggaccAAGGGGATGCCTTGGAAGGGTGCATGGTCACTGGCAGAGGGAAACATGGGCagcatcccaccccatcccacacTCAAACCTGCCATCTCTttccctgggctgcagtgctgagacTGAAGCAAGGAGTTGCTCACAGTAAACAGGACAAAAATCACACCTTGCAAGCAGCAAAACATAGCCTAAATTCTAGAAACACAGAGCAATGAGAACAACCAAATACCAGCACACACTGActgggcagggaggaggaggaaatttTTAAGAACAGGTCAGACACGCGCCTGTCTGGAATGacagaggcagagctgagctcatccagggaggggaggggggattAGGGGGCGGCTGGAGGAGATGCCCTGCAGGTCCGAGCCCCGGAGAGTCTGGGAGGAGGGGATAGAAGAGGAATGGCCTCAACGTGCTTAAATCCACAAGGAAAATCCCATCTCCCTACCTCGATAGCTGCAACCTGTAGTGCCCCAGCTCCCACCAGGGAGCATCCCTGGCACCCCTCCCTTGCTTACAGACAGGGGCAATGACAGCTTTTTAATTTAGCAACTCGCAGGGAACACAAATCATCTTGTCTTCTTCCTCCATAGGGATTGGAGGTGGCAGCTCTGAGTGCAGTAGTGACACCcggagcagggctggggacacGGGGCATTAGGCCACCAGGTGTGCACAGGCAGCGTGTGGATCACAGCTCAGTCCCTGTTCTCATCACAGTGTCAACATCTCCCTGTGTCACACATCCCAGCGACGGGGGCTCCTGTGGCACCGGGGCTGCTCAGTCTGCACTGCAATGAATTTTTAATGACTGCCTGCATAAGGAGGAGATGCTCCTGGGGATGGGAACAGGGAGCCCCACGGTCGGGCAGCTGAAGCATGATGCCACCAGCACCTGGCTGTGCACTCACCCTTCTGCCTCAGGCTGGAATTTGCAGGTTCAGATCTGCTCGGTCAGAGGAAGGAACCAAACCTCATGCCTGTCTCAAGCGAGCACCCAAATCTGGGGAGGGGACCACTCAGCCGCCTCATTCCCATGGATGCAAGTGAGGAAGGGGCTTCAGACACAGGAAAAGCTCTCCCCCAGcccttatttatttaagctCAGGCTCATGTGGATTCTCCCATATCTAATACCGTGGCTGAGGTCAGGCTGCAGCCTTTCCCTCCGACAGAACCAGtcattcctttctcttcacccagctatttttctttgtcaAGTGTATGAATAGGTTTGTATCCTCTGCTCCCCTGCCAAAGGGGATTGAACTTAGCCAACAGACGCAAGGAGTATTGACAGACACAAGGAGAGGCAGCCAAGCCACATTTGCCTCACTTCCTTAGGAAACCAGGTTAGAAGACAGCTGACCCTGTTGTGCAGGgctgttcctcctcctccaggaCCTTGCTCTTAGCCAACAGAAACCCCTTCTGCCCTCAGCTTCCCTGTGCTCAAGGAGCTGCTCTCTGTGGGCTCTTTATGAGTGGCTCACCCCTTGGTTCAAGCTCCCTATCCCCCATTGCTCACCCAAACCCACTCAGCTCCTGGGGAAGCCCATTTCCTCCACACTGGAGAAAACATAGAAACAACCAGGAGTGAAGCTTTAACTTGCAAAATACCCATGATCAGCTTGGTCTTCCTATGGAAGGATTCAGCCCTTTGTACATGCAGTATCCAGATGGgaaaggggagagaggagaggcaCAGCCCCATTTTCCTGCCTGGAATCCTTTACTTTGGCAGTGTGCACACATTCAGGCAGCTCACacataggaaaagcaaaaggtgCCTCCCTTCTGCACCAAACAGTacagcccccccagcacccagctgccccTCACCCAACTTTGCAGCCTGTTGCTAAAGCTGATTGCCTCTCCAGGGACATGCTGGGAAGCTGCAGCATGGGGTAGAGCCTGGGAGCTCCATGAGAGCCTGacctcctcctctcctgcccGCATGTACTGGCAcatccaggaggaaaaaaatgcacttttgcAAGGAGGAGCAGTAAGCCCTGCGGGGGGCAAAATCCGAGCATATGCAGGGCTCTGTATCCCAATAGCACCAGGTGCAGGACCCAGCCCAGGCCCCCCAGTACCATCCAACACAGAAGGATCCCTGAGGGTCCCACTGCCaacacagcacaggagctgtgcagccacAGTTGTGACTCTCCGGTGGGCTCCCATGTGCATACACCAGGACACCTCCACAcgtacatacacacacagaccccatagtgcTCTCACCACCGCATCCCCCAGCCCAGGATCGGCCCCAcgctgcagccctcagcccccTCACCTCCACTTGGTGCGCCGGTTCTGGAACCAGGTCTTCACCTGTGCGTCCGTCATCTTGAGGGCCTTGGCCAGGGCTGCACGCTCAGCAGAGGCCAGGTACTTCTGCCGGTGGAAGCGCTTCTCCAGCTCACAGATCTGCAGGCGGGTGAAGGACGTGCGCGGCTTCTTCTTCTTGGGGGGCGTGCGGTTCTGGTAGGGGTGACCTATACGGCGTGTTACAGTGAAGGGTGAGAGGGCCACTGGGGGGGACATGGAAGGGGGGATGAGAGGCAAAGAAGCAAGCAGCGACATATCAGCACAAGGGCTCCGGCTCCCGGGCGCTGGGCTGGGGACCCCCCCACTGTGGAGCCGCGGGGCAGAGATGGGCACGGGCGGAGGAACGCAGCCGGGCACCGAACTCCGACCTCGGCGGCCATAATAGGGGGGAGAGCCCGGGGCTGCAGACGGGCTGCGGGCACGGCGGGCGGGACGGGCAGCACCTCACCCGGCTTCGACCCGGTTATTTGCAGCCCTTAAGGTcgaaaaataaaaaataaaataaaatagaataaataaaattaaaattaaaaaataaaaataagaaagaaaagaaagaaagaaaaagggaaagaaaaaagaaaagaaaacaaaacaaaacaagcaatggCGGGGTTGGGGCTGCGGGGCAGCACGGAGCTTTCGGAAAGAAAcgaaaaagcagcagtgaagcagCGGAGAGTGGGAGTTTGAGTTCGGAGAGGGTCCCGTTGTCTGCCCTCAGCCCGACCCGGCCCGGCCCCATCGCTCCAACCCTGAAGCGTTGCAGAGGGCCCGGCTCGGTTCTCCTCGTCCCGTGCGATCGGGAACCGGGGCAGTTTCAGCTCGGCGCTGCGATAACAGCCCTGCCCGATCGTTTTGTACACAAAAAATAACTTCGCGCGTTGAGAACGGGACTCGCTTTTCGGTTTTGTTTCGTTTCGTTTGTTTTTCTCCAcgaaaataataattagaaaaaaataatctaataatATTAATTGGGTAAAACCCGAGTTGTTTGCGAGCGCTGCGGCCGGGTAGGGTCGGGGCCGCCGGGACGGGGCTAAATGTGAACGGAGAGAAACGAAACGGGAACTTGAGCAAAAGCGGTCCCGGTGCCGCGGCCGAGAAAATGTTCCCGATTACGAATTCGttgggggtttgttttgttttgttttgttgggtggttgttgctgttttttttccccattattttcGTTGTTGgagtttttgctttgtttggagaaacaaaacaaacaaacaaaaccaaccgAAAATGATAAACGAGAGCGGCTACACCTGGAAAAGGCGGCGGCTCCGGGAAGCGGCTCCAGCCCCGCTCGGGGCTGTGCGAAGTCCCCGTTGGTTGGGGAAGGGCTGAACGCGGCGGGGACGCGGGGCACGAGGAAGCCGAAGCGGCCGCACGGACCGGGACAGCCGCCCTCCGCCGGGCCGGGGCTACTGACGGTGCCTCATCGACCAAACAACTTTGGGTGGGTGACTTGTGCGGGCGGCGGGGGCTCGAGGAGTTCTCCGCCTTTCCCCAggaattataataataataacgaCGGCAAAACGCAGGGGAACCGGAATGCTCCCGCATTCCCTCCCCTTCGCGTTCCCGGCCTGTTCCAGCCCCGACGGCCGGGAGCGGCCCGGCACCGGCTCTTGCTTGCCCAGCGAGGAGGGgaatggggaaggaaggggtCCGGACTCACCTGTGAACCTGTCCTTTGTGTACCGCCTGTTGCTCTCCATCCAGGGGAAGGTGAGCCCCGTCAGACTGTTCATGCCGTTCACCGGCGGCACGGCGGCAGAGAGGGGCTGGTGCACGCCGCCGGCTACGGGGCGGTGGGCCGGGACGCGGATCACCCCCCCGGCCGAGCTCAGAGCGTTGCCGTTCATGCTCACCGCCATGTTCACGTTGTAGGAGCCGGGCAAGGCTCCCATACTGCACGAAGTGCCGCCGTAGgctccggccccgccgccgctcGCCCCGTAGCCGCCGGTGACCGTGTTGTAGGCGCTGCCTACGATGCAACCCAGGCCGTAATCTGCCGAGTCCTGCAGCCGCGAGTGGGACACCATGCAGCTGCCCGGCTCCGACGTGTTGAGGATCTGGTCGATGCCGAAGCTGATGGGCTCGGCTTGGCCTTGGTGCAGGTGGTGAGCCCCGAGGTGCTCCATGCCTCCGCCGTCCGTCCTCGCTCCAGCAGCGGAGCAGCGCACTGAGCCCCGGGGCCCCTCCGCTGGACCCCGACACAGCCGTGCAGACCCCA encodes the following:
- the TLX1 gene encoding T-cell leukemia homeobox protein 1 isoform X1, which encodes MEHLGAHHLHQGQAEPISFGIDQILNTSEPGSCMVSHSRLQDSADYGLGCIVGSAYNTVTGGYGASGGGAGAYGGTSCSMGALPGSYNVNMAVSMNGNALSSAGGVIRVPAHRPVAGGVHQPLSAAVPPVNGMNSLTGLTFPWMESNRRYTKDRFTVALSPFTVTRRIGHPYQNRTPPKKKKPRTSFTRLQICELEKRFHRQKYLASAERAALAKALKMTDAQVKTWFQNRRTKWRRQTAEEREAERQQANRILMQLQQEAFQKTINQPIQADPICVHNSSLFALQNLQPWSDDSTKITSVTTVASACE
- the TLX1 gene encoding T-cell leukemia homeobox protein 1 isoform X2, coding for MEHLGAHHLHQGQAEPISFGIDQILNTSEPGSCMVSHSRLQDSADYGLGCIVGSAYNTVTGGYGASGGGAGAYGGTSCSMGALPGSYNVNMAVSMNGNALSSAGGVIRVPAHRPVAGGVHQPLSAAVPPVNGMNSLTGLTFPWMESNRRYTKDRFTGHPYQNRTPPKKKKPRTSFTRLQICELEKRFHRQKYLASAERAALAKALKMTDAQVKTWFQNRRTKWRRQTAEEREAERQQANRILMQLQQEAFQKTINQPIQADPICVHNSSLFALQNLQPWSDDSTKITSVTTVASACE